A stretch of the Arthrobacter stackebrandtii genome encodes the following:
- a CDS encoding helix-turn-helix domain-containing protein: MKRQVSYQWRLREVMATRGIFNATDLSPLLFRRGIELSSVQVWRLVAQVPERLSLPVLAALCDILDVTPTDLIATRAEAVTPRRTADGGAEIVDLATTIRPKRARITPER; encoded by the coding sequence CCAATGGAGGCTGCGGGAAGTCATGGCCACCCGGGGAATTTTCAACGCCACCGATCTATCCCCGTTACTATTCCGGCGCGGCATTGAGCTGTCCTCGGTGCAGGTCTGGCGGCTGGTCGCCCAGGTCCCGGAACGGCTCTCCCTGCCAGTTCTTGCCGCGCTTTGCGACATCTTAGACGTGACACCTACAGACCTGATCGCCACCAGGGCAGAGGCCGTGACCCCGCGCCGCACCGCCGACGGTGGTGCCGAGATCGTGGACCTCGCCACCACTATCAGGCCCAAGCGTGCCAGGATCACCCCCGAACGGTGA